The DNA sequence ACGCTCCACACCATCCACACCGCGAACGCCAGCAGCAAGGCCGGGATCGAGATCCACAGGTTGCGGTTGGCGGTGCCCTTGCCCTTGGACAGCCAGAAATCGGAAACTTCGGGTTCCCAGTAGCTAATCACGTATTTGCTCACAATGCTCTCCTATTGATGTCGCGCGGGGCACTCGCCCCGCGCGCGGATGGGGTTGCTCAGGCCGCCTTCGCCAGCGGCGCCGCAGTAGCAGCCGCCTTGCGTCCCGGTTTGAACGAGTAGTGCATCCATACGAGCGACACGCACACCGTGCCGTACAACAGCATGAAGGCACTGGAACGCACGCCGGTGATATCCACCAGGGCGCCGAACATGATCGGCAGGATGAAGCCGCCCAGGCCGCCCGCCAGCCCGACCACGCCCGACACGGCCCCGATGTTGTGGCTGAAGTCGTCCGAAATGAACTTGAATACCGACGCCTTGCCGACCGCCATGGCGACGCCGACCACGAACAGCAGCACGGTGAACATCACGGGCGTGACGCCGATATGCATGGTCATGTCGCCCTTGACGGTCTTGACGACCATCGATGTCTGCGGATAAGACAGCAGGAAGAACGCAACCCAGCACACCCACATTACCCACCAGGTCACCTTGTAGGCGCCGTATTTATCGGAAATCCAGCCGCCCAGCGCGCGCAGCACGCCGCCCGGCAGCGAGAAGCAGGCAGCCAGGAGCGCGGCGAGCTTCATGTCGAAGCCGTATTCGGACACGTAGTACTTGGTCATCCACAGGGCCAGCGCCACGTATCCGCCGAACACCACCGAGTAGTACTGCGAGTAGCGCCATACGCGCGGGTCCTTCAACACCTTCAACTGCTCGGCGAAGGAAACGGAGGACGGCACCGTGTGCGATTTGTCGCTGTAGGAAAAGACCCAGAACAGCAGCGCGGTGACCAGCATCGCCACGGCGTAGACCTTGGGCAGCATCTCCCAGCCGAAGGCGGCGATGATGGCTGGCGCGACGAACTTGGTCAGCGCCGAACCCGAATTGCCGGCGCCGAACACGCCCATCGCCAGACCGCGCCGCTGCGGCTGGAACCATCGCGCCACGTAGGGCGTGCCGACCGAGAACGACCCGCCGGCCAGGCCGACGAACAGGCCGAGCACCAGGAAGTGCCAGAACTCGGTCGCATGGCTGATCATCCAGATCGGCACCACGGTGGAGAGCATCAGCAGGAACAGCACGATGCGCCCGCCGTATTTGTCGGTCCAGATCCCGAGCGGTACGCGGATCAGGGAGCCGGTCAGCACCGGCGTCGCCGCCAGCAGGCCGAACTGCGTTTCATTCAAGCCGAGCTTGGCCTTGATGGGAATCCCGAGCACCGCGAACATCATCCAGATCGCGAAACATATGGTGAACGCGAACGTGCTGCTGACGAGCACGGACATCTGCTTTCTTGCGCTTTGATCGGCCACGACATACCTCCCTTTGGACGAATGACCAGATGCAGCAAGGTTACGTCGCGGGCAGGGACAGCACTATTGGCCGGAGGGGTATTGCAGCAAAGGCAATCTGGCTAGGGCGTTCCATCGGAGGGACTAATCCGGCGGCGCCGGAATACGCCTAAAGAAGTAGGACGCCTGATCGGCTTGCGGTCAACGTGGGGCGCACGCAGCCCCGCCAACCGATCTAGCGGCTGGCACGCCGCGCGGCATTGCGCAGCCAGTCGACGAAGGCCGCGGGAAGCTGCTGCGCTTTCTGGACGATGGTGTAACGGCCGCCGCCGAACAGGTGCGGCAGGTAGCCGGCGCCTTCCCGGTCGACGGTAAAGCAGTAAGGCTCGATATGCTGTATCCGCGCTTCGATCAGCGCTTGCCGCGCGTCTTCCAGTCCGTAGGCGCCGGCATACACGTCGCAATCGTTCGGCCTGCCGTCCGAAAACAGCAGCAGCAGCCGGAAATCGACGGCCCTGCGCGCCAGCAGGGCGCAGGCATGGCGCACGGCGCCGCCCAGGCGCGTATAGTCTTCCGGCTCCAGCGCGGCGATGCGGCGCATCGCGTCGGCGTTCCAAGGCTGGTCGAACTCCTTGATGAGCCGCACCTGGATGCCTTCCCTGCCCTCGCCCGAGAAGCTGAGCACCGCGAATTCCGCGCCCGCCGCCTGCAGCGCGCACGCGGCCACCAGTGCCGCCTCCTTCGCAATGTCAATCACGCGCCGTCCTTCCGCGACCCAGGCATCGGTCGATGCGCTGGCATCGACGAGCAGCAGCAGCCCGATGCGGCGCGGCGCGCGTCGGTGCTGCAGGTAGACCGCGCCCGCGGGCGAGCCGCCCGCCCGCCGCACGCAGCGTTCATCCACCACGGCGTCGCAATCGATATCGTCGCCTTCCGGGCAGCGCCGCAGAATCTGCCGGTGCGGGCGAATGAGCCCGAGCCGGCGGCGCAGCGCGCGCAGGGTTCCCGCATGGCGCCGCAACGCTTCGTCCACCCACGCGCGCGAACCGGCTGCGGCGCCCGCCACCTGCACGATGGCCGGGTGCGCGCCATACGCACCGCTGCGGCAGTCCCATTCAGGGTAGGCGTACCAGCCGTTCGACAAGGGGCTTTGTTCCGCCTGCTCCAGGCGCGGCGGCGGATCGTCGCTGCACATCACGTCTGCCGCCGGCCCCGGCGTGGTCACCAGGCGCGCCGACTCCAGCTCCGCCAGCGACTGCGCCGCGCCCTCGATGTCGCCGTCGAAGCTGCGATCCTGTGGCCGGTTCAGCCCGAGGGGATCCTCGGCGTGCTCCTGCGGTTCGGATGTCTGCACCATCCATGCTCCCGGCTGCGCGTCATCCTCGCCGGCATCGCTGCTCCGGACGCGCGGCCTGCGCGCCAGGCTTGCGCGGCGAGGCGGCCGCCCGCACGGCATCGCCTGTGCGTCCGTCGGCAACCGCACCGGCATGGATTCGGGCGGCAGTAAGCGTCCGGTCACCAGGTCCGCCAGCCATTGGCGATATCGCTCGCGCGGCGCTTCCCGCTGGAGCATATGCGCGTTCTCTGTCGCCCACTCCAGCGCCGCCTCGGGCGATCCGGCAAGCGGGATCGCCTGCGCATCCCGCAACACGCCGCGATACAAGGTCAGCACCTCGGAATACAGGCGGCCCGCCGGGCGCGGGCGCTCCGCCATGTCTTCGCAGCGAGCGTACAGCGCGTCGAGCGCACGCGCCCACCCGGGCAACAGCCGGCGCAAGGCGCGGCCGGCGGCTGCCGCTTCGGCCAGCAGGAACATGTCGGCCGCCAGCGGAGAGCCGCAGAGCGCATAGCAGGCAGCGCTGCCGCGCACCACCCGCAATGCCTGCAGCAGCCCGAGCAGCGCATAGTCATTGGCGACGAAGGCGTCGCCGGCGGTGGGCAGCGCTGGCGGGAGATAGATCGCGCTTCCGTCGTTGGCGGGCAAGGCCGCTGGCGCTCGCCGGACCTCGCGCCGGATGAGACGCATCGGCCACGAAGCAGGCGCTGGCGGCTGCGCATTGCGCACGTCCAGCCGTACCCCCAACACCGCCTCCACCAGCAGCGCAACGCGCAGGCGGTTGTCCTCCAGCAGCATCTGCGGCGCGCCTTCGCCCTGCGCCGGGCGCCAGCGGCGCCACAGTCCATGCGCAGCGACCGAGGCATGCCTCGCCGTATCGATCAGGAATTCCTCGGCTTCCGGCATCAGTGGAAATGCCCGGAAATGAGGTCGCGTATCGCCGCAATCAGGGTGGGATCGTCGGTCAGCGGCCCCGCAATCGCTACCTCGCACGCCTTGCGCTCCGGGATGCCGGTCGCGATCAGGCGCGCGGCGGCCACCAGCACCCGCGTGCTCGGCGCTTCCGCCAAACCGCGGTCGCGCAGCGGGCGGATGCGCCCCGCCAGCGCCACCAGCGCGACCGCGCAGGCCCGGTCGACGCCGCCCTCGGCGGCCACGATCTCCACTTCGCGCGCGCTGTCGGGAAAATCGAATTCGAGCGCGACGAAGCGCTGGCGCGTGCTCGGCTTGAGGTCCTTCAACGCATGCTGATAGGACGGGTTGTACGAAATCACGAGCTGAAAGCCGGGCGCGGCGGCGATGACTTCCCCGGTCTTGTCGAGCGACAGCATGCGCCGATGGTCGCTCAGCGGATGGATGGCCACGGTGGTGTCTGGCCGCGCCTCGACCACCTCGTCCAAATACAGGATTGCGCCGCGGCGCACCGCCTGCGTCACGGGCCCGTCCTGCCATACCGTTTCGTCGCCCCGGATCAGGAACCGCCCCAGCAGGTCGTTGGCGGTCAGGTCGTCATGGCAGGCGACGCTGACCATGGGCCGCCCGAGGCGCCACGCCATGTGCTCGACGAACCGGGTCTTGCCGCAGCCGGTCGGCCCCTTCAGCATGACCGGCAGCCCCTGCCGGTGACATTGCGCGAAGATCTCGATCTCGTCTGCCTGCGGCAGGTAGAACGGCTCGCCGTCGAAACGCTCCTGCAGTGCCTGCATCGCATCTCCCTCAGGCGGACTGCGCGCCCAGCGGCTCGGCGCTTGCGCCTTCGGCCGTGACCTCGAAGCGCGGCCGATAACGGAAGAAATCCCAGATGAACAGGAACACGCCGATCGCGAACAGCGACGCGGCCGCCAGCAGCATCAGGAAGTGAACCTGGATCTTGAGCTGGGTTTCGAGGAAGCCCAGGCCGAGGATGCGTTCGAGGTAGACCTGGCCGATGCCGGCCGTGGCGAACGAGATCGTCATGCCGAACATGCCGGCCAGCTGCAGCCAGAACGACCAGTAGCCGATCGGGCTGCCGCTGCTTTCCGGCCCGCCCTGCCGCGGCTGCCCGGAAAGCAGGTAGGGCCGCGCATAGGAAATCATGGCCATCACGATCATCGCGTAGGCGCCGTAGAACGCGGCATGGCCGTGCATCGCGGTGACCAGCGTGCCGTGAGTCCACTTGTTCACGCCCGGCCAGGTATGCGCCAGGCCGAGCAGCCCGGCGCCGAACATGGTGTACACCGCGCTGCCGATGGTCCAGTGGATCGCCAGCGTGTTCGGATGCGCCAGTCCGGAGCGGCGCATCGCGTTGTACGCATAGATCGCCATCGCCACCAGCGGCGCCGGCTCCAGCGCGCTGAAAAAGCCGCCGATCGTCAGCCAGTAATGCGGCACGCCGACCCAGTAATAGTGGTGCGCGGTGCCCAGCACGCCGGAGATGAACACCAGTCCGACGATCACGTACAGCCACTTTTCCATGACTTCGCGGTCGGCGCCGGACAGGCGGATCAGCAGGTAGGCCAGCATGCTGCCCTGGATCATTTCCCACACCCCTTCGACCCACAGGTGCACGGTCCACCAGCGGTAGAAGGTGGCCACCGTGTAATTCTTGAACGGGATCAGCGCGGGCAGATACAGCACCGCCGACATGCCGAGCCCGATCAGCAGCACCCACTCGGTGGTGGTCGCCTTGCGCCCCGACTGCCGGATCGTCATGAAGACGTTGTAGAGGAACATCAGCATCACGATCACGATCACGATCTTGCTCGGCAGCGGCTGTTCCAGCAGCTTGGTGCCGGCACCGTAGCGGAACAGGTAGCCGATAACGGTGGCCACGCCCATCACCACCCACAGCGCAAGCTGTGCATACGCCAGCTTCACGCTGTACAGTTCGGTGCGCGACTCTTCAGGGATGATCCAGTAGGTGCCGCCCATGAAGCCGGTCAGCACCCACACGATCAGGAGATTGGTATGGATCACCTTGGTGACGTCGAACGGCAGCAGGTTGAGCAGCGGGTCCGGTCCCAGGTACTTGGTGGCGGACAGCAGGCCGAACGCGATCTGCAGCCCGAACAGCGCCATCGCGACGGCGAAGTACCAGTAGGCGACCGCTTGCGAACGGTATCTCATGCTCGGCTCCTTTGAGGGTGTTGTGAACTATGGAAGGGGGCGCGCAGCCCCGAGAACCGGCCGAATGCCAGGCGCAGCGACGCGGCATGGTGGTGCCACGGCAAGGAGTTGCAACACCGCAGGCGGCCGGTTCTCGGGGCTGCCCTTCTCGCCCGAACGCGCTCCCTTCCATAGCTCATAACGCCCTCACTTCAGGGTTACCAGGTAGGCGACCAGGTGATCGATCTGCTGCGGCGTCAGCTCCTTGCTGAAGTTGTCCGGCATGAAGGAGCGTCCGCCGGCCGAATAGGTCGGCCCCGGCACCAGGTGCGCGCTGGGGGCGACGATCGACTCGTGGATGTATTGCGCGGCATCCTTGGCCTTGCCCTTGTAGGAGGGATCGGCGACGGTCTGCGCGG is a window from the Noviherbaspirillum sp. UKPF54 genome containing:
- a CDS encoding CbbQ/NirQ/NorQ/GpvN family protein; translated protein: MQALQERFDGEPFYLPQADEIEIFAQCHRQGLPVMLKGPTGCGKTRFVEHMAWRLGRPMVSVACHDDLTANDLLGRFLIRGDETVWQDGPVTQAVRRGAILYLDEVVEARPDTTVAIHPLSDHRRMLSLDKTGEVIAAAPGFQLVISYNPSYQHALKDLKPSTRQRFVALEFDFPDSAREVEIVAAEGGVDRACAVALVALAGRIRPLRDRGLAEAPSTRVLVAAARLIATGIPERKACEVAIAGPLTDDPTLIAAIRDLISGHFH
- a CDS encoding cbb3-type cytochrome c oxidase subunit I, whose protein sequence is MRYRSQAVAYWYFAVAMALFGLQIAFGLLSATKYLGPDPLLNLLPFDVTKVIHTNLLIVWVLTGFMGGTYWIIPEESRTELYSVKLAYAQLALWVVMGVATVIGYLFRYGAGTKLLEQPLPSKIVIVIVMLMFLYNVFMTIRQSGRKATTTEWVLLIGLGMSAVLYLPALIPFKNYTVATFYRWWTVHLWVEGVWEMIQGSMLAYLLIRLSGADREVMEKWLYVIVGLVFISGVLGTAHHYYWVGVPHYWLTIGGFFSALEPAPLVAMAIYAYNAMRRSGLAHPNTLAIHWTIGSAVYTMFGAGLLGLAHTWPGVNKWTHGTLVTAMHGHAAFYGAYAMIVMAMISYARPYLLSGQPRQGGPESSGSPIGYWSFWLQLAGMFGMTISFATAGIGQVYLERILGLGFLETQLKIQVHFLMLLAAASLFAIGVFLFIWDFFRYRPRFEVTAEGASAEPLGAQSA
- a CDS encoding nitrate/nitrite transporter; the encoded protein is MSVLVSSTFAFTICFAIWMMFAVLGIPIKAKLGLNETQFGLLAATPVLTGSLIRVPLGIWTDKYGGRIVLFLLMLSTVVPIWMISHATEFWHFLVLGLFVGLAGGSFSVGTPYVARWFQPQRRGLAMGVFGAGNSGSALTKFVAPAIIAAFGWEMLPKVYAVAMLVTALLFWVFSYSDKSHTVPSSVSFAEQLKVLKDPRVWRYSQYYSVVFGGYVALALWMTKYYVSEYGFDMKLAALLAACFSLPGGVLRALGGWISDKYGAYKVTWWVMWVCWVAFFLLSYPQTSMVVKTVKGDMTMHIGVTPVMFTVLLFVVGVAMAVGKASVFKFISDDFSHNIGAVSGVVGLAGGLGGFILPIMFGALVDITGVRSSAFMLLYGTVCVSLVWMHYSFKPGRKAAATAAPLAKAA
- a CDS encoding nitric oxide reductase activation protein NorD, encoding MPEAEEFLIDTARHASVAAHGLWRRWRPAQGEGAPQMLLEDNRLRVALLVEAVLGVRLDVRNAQPPAPASWPMRLIRREVRRAPAALPANDGSAIYLPPALPTAGDAFVANDYALLGLLQALRVVRGSAACYALCGSPLAADMFLLAEAAAAGRALRRLLPGWARALDALYARCEDMAERPRPAGRLYSEVLTLYRGVLRDAQAIPLAGSPEAALEWATENAHMLQREAPRERYRQWLADLVTGRLLPPESMPVRLPTDAQAMPCGRPPRRASLARRPRVRSSDAGEDDAQPGAWMVQTSEPQEHAEDPLGLNRPQDRSFDGDIEGAAQSLAELESARLVTTPGPAADVMCSDDPPPRLEQAEQSPLSNGWYAYPEWDCRSGAYGAHPAIVQVAGAAAGSRAWVDEALRRHAGTLRALRRRLGLIRPHRQILRRCPEGDDIDCDAVVDERCVRRAGGSPAGAVYLQHRRAPRRIGLLLLVDASASTDAWVAEGRRVIDIAKEAALVAACALQAAGAEFAVLSFSGEGREGIQVRLIKEFDQPWNADAMRRIAALEPEDYTRLGGAVRHACALLARRAVDFRLLLLFSDGRPNDCDVYAGAYGLEDARQALIEARIQHIEPYCFTVDREGAGYLPHLFGGGRYTIVQKAQQLPAAFVDWLRNAARRASR